The following coding sequences are from one Campylobacter sp. RM16187 window:
- the tilS gene encoding tRNA lysidine(34) synthetase TilS, whose translation MINEALTDILKKGKNLLAFSHGVDSTALFYILNEREIDFDIAIVNYNTREQSKEEIASARGLASKFNKRIFELSVSLESSNFECRAREARYDFFTKICSEFGYANLILAHQLDDKFEWFLMQLGKGAGLNELLGMREFEKREKFNIVRPLLNIRKKELLNFLNERKLKYFLDHSNEEMRFKRNLIRAKFSEPFLDLFKSGVAKSFEFLENDMDSLKPEILNPKDRLYLVKNDKNAIRGIDKACKLLGVVMSEAQRRECQRCLLNQTDCAISAKVAVGYFPKFIFITPFVKAAMDKKFKEACRVFKVPKINRPYLHQIGFEIENLREFL comes from the coding sequence ATGATAAACGAGGCTTTGACAGATATTTTAAAGAAAGGTAAAAATCTGCTTGCGTTTTCGCATGGAGTAGATTCTACGGCTCTTTTTTATATCTTAAACGAGCGAGAAATAGACTTTGACATAGCAATAGTTAATTATAATACAAGAGAGCAGAGCAAAGAGGAGATCGCAAGCGCAAGAGGGCTAGCTAGTAAGTTTAATAAAAGAATTTTTGAACTTAGCGTGAGCCTTGAAAGCTCAAATTTTGAGTGCAGGGCAAGAGAGGCAAGATATGATTTTTTTACTAAAATTTGCTCTGAATTTGGCTATGCAAATTTAATTTTGGCTCATCAGCTTGATGATAAATTCGAATGGTTTTTGATGCAACTTGGCAAAGGTGCCGGTCTAAACGAACTTCTTGGAATGAGAGAATTTGAAAAAAGAGAGAAATTTAATATCGTAAGACCTCTTTTGAATATAAGAAAAAAAGAGCTTTTAAACTTTTTAAATGAGCGTAAATTAAAATATTTTTTAGATCATAGTAACGAAGAGATGAGGTTTAAAAGAAATTTGATAAGAGCTAAATTTAGCGAGCCTTTTTTAGATCTATTTAAAAGTGGTGTAGCTAAAAGTTTTGAGTTTTTAGAAAATGATATGGATAGCCTAAAGCCTGAAATTTTAAATCCAAAAGATAGATTATACCTGGTTAAAAATGATAAAAACGCCATTAGGGGAATTGATAAGGCATGTAAGCTTTTAGGTGTAGTAATGAGCGAGGCCCAACGAAGAGAGTGTCAAAGATGCTTATTAAATCAAACGGATTGTGCTATTAGTGCAAAAGTTGCTGTAGGGTATTTTCCAAAATTTATTTTTATAACTCCGTTTGTAAAAGCTGCTATGGATAAAAAATTTAAAGAGGCTTGTAGGGTATTTAAAGTGCCTAAAATAAATCGTCCTTATCTACATCAAATTGGTTTTGAAATAGAAAATTTGAGAGAATTTTTATAA
- the rimO gene encoding 30S ribosomal protein S12 methylthiotransferase RimO codes for MSKLHLISLGCNKNLVDSEIMLGRLQNYEITDDVAVADVIIINTCGFIDSAKQESIRSILEVHDARKKDSLLVVTGCLMQRYKDELMKELPEVDLFTGVGDYDKIDEIILKKQNLFSPRAYLQANEERVITGSNYHAYIKISEGCNQKCSFCAIPTFKGKLKSRSIENIVDEVKKLVKKGYFDFSFLSQDSSSFMRDHAKSDGLIELVDAVERIDGVRSARILYLYPSTTSNELIRRIIDSKVFQNYFDMPIQHISDKMLKIMRRGSGAKRIKELLTMMREAENSFLRTGVIVGHPGEGEEEFNELCEFLSEFKFDRISAFAYSREEDTLSYEMDQLPTKTIEKRLSKMEKITKKIVNDSFANELGKKFEVVIEGVSSEGKMFYGAKKLLWDKDIDGEILINESEFETLETGKIYDCEITQVIKDKVLGRVIG; via the coding sequence ATGAGCAAACTTCATCTAATTTCACTTGGCTGTAATAAAAATTTAGTTGATTCTGAAATCATGCTTGGGCGTCTTCAAAATTATGAAATCACCGATGATGTAGCTGTTGCCGATGTGATAATTATAAATACCTGTGGATTTATAGACTCTGCTAAGCAAGAGAGCATACGCTCTATCCTTGAGGTTCATGACGCACGAAAGAAGGACTCTTTGCTAGTAGTTACGGGCTGTTTGATGCAAAGGTATAAAGATGAGCTTATGAAAGAGCTTCCGGAGGTGGATCTGTTTACAGGCGTTGGAGACTATGATAAGATCGATGAAATCATACTGAAAAAGCAAAATTTATTTAGCCCAAGAGCTTATTTGCAGGCAAATGAAGAGAGGGTCATAACCGGATCAAACTATCATGCCTATATTAAAATTTCAGAAGGCTGTAATCAAAAATGCAGCTTTTGCGCAATTCCTACATTTAAGGGCAAACTAAAGTCGCGCTCGATTGAAAACATAGTAGATGAGGTTAAAAAGCTTGTCAAAAAAGGATATTTTGATTTCAGCTTTTTATCTCAGGATTCAAGCTCCTTTATGAGAGATCATGCTAAAAGCGATGGACTTATAGAGCTTGTTGATGCGGTTGAGAGGATTGATGGCGTAAGGAGTGCTAGAATCTTATATCTATATCCTAGCACGACTTCAAATGAGTTAATAAGGCGTATAATAGATTCTAAAGTTTTTCAAAACTACTTTGATATGCCTATACAACATATCAGTGATAAAATGCTTAAGATTATGCGAAGAGGAAGCGGAGCTAAGCGTATTAAAGAGCTTTTAACTATGATGAGAGAGGCTGAGAATTCATTTCTTAGAACCGGTGTCATTGTGGGGCATCCGGGCGAAGGCGAGGAAGAATTTAACGAGCTTTGCGAGTTTTTAAGCGAGTTTAAATTTGACCGTATTTCAGCTTTTGCCTACTCAAGAGAGGAGGATACCTTATCATACGAGATGGATCAACTTCCTACAAAGACTATAGAAAAACGCCTTTCAAAAATGGAAAAGATAACTAAAAAAATTGTAAACGATAGCTTTGCTAATGAGCTTGGAAAAAAATTCGAGGTTGTTATAGAAGGAGTTAGTAGCGAAGGAAAGATGTTTTACGGGGCTAAAAAACTTCTTTGGGATAAGGATATTGACGGAGAAATTTTGATAAACGAGAGTGAGTTTGAAACTCTTGAAACCGGTAAAATTTACGATTGCGAGATAACACAAGTAATCAAAGATAAGGTGCTTGGAAGAGTGATAGGGTGA
- the panC gene encoding pantoate--beta-alanine ligase, translating into MQIIRTASELKNFIDSVSGEIGFVPTMGALHDGHVSLIKRCASENDIAIVSTFVNPTQFLPNEDLDKYPKNEVRDIEICKSCGVAAIFIPSTDEIYFESEPCIAAPKNLASILEGKTRPGHFDGVLRVLMKLFNLTKAKRAYFGKKDAQQLTIVQNMVKTMFLNLEIIPCEIVREKDGLALSSRNSYLNESEKLEALRLSKAIMKASNLIKQNEFSASKIKDEMFEILKPLKVDYVAIVDRNFNEISKIEPKNSIILVAAYVGKARLIDNLWV; encoded by the coding sequence ATGCAGATAATTAGAACAGCTAGCGAGCTTAAAAATTTTATAGATAGTGTTAGTGGAGAGATAGGCTTCGTGCCTACTATGGGTGCTTTGCATGATGGGCATGTAAGCTTGATAAAAAGATGCGCAAGCGAAAATGATATAGCTATAGTCTCAACCTTTGTTAATCCTACTCAATTTTTACCAAACGAGGATTTGGACAAGTATCCTAAAAACGAAGTTAGAGATATTGAAATTTGTAAGAGCTGCGGCGTGGCGGCCATTTTTATACCAAGCACGGATGAGATATACTTTGAGAGTGAACCGTGTATAGCCGCACCTAAAAATTTGGCTTCTATTTTAGAGGGCAAAACTCGCCCGGGGCATTTTGACGGTGTGCTTAGAGTTTTAATGAAGTTGTTTAATCTAACTAAGGCAAAACGAGCTTATTTTGGTAAAAAAGATGCCCAGCAACTAACTATTGTGCAAAATATGGTTAAAACTATGTTTTTAAATTTAGAGATAATTCCTTGCGAAATAGTAAGAGAAAAGGATGGACTGGCTCTATCTTCAAGAAATTCTTATTTAAATGAATCCGAAAAGCTTGAAGCTTTAAGACTTTCTAAAGCTATCATGAAAGCTTCAAATTTGATAAAACAAAATGAATTTAGCGCGAGCAAGATTAAAGATGAGATGTTTGAGATTTTAAAGCCTTTAAAAGTTGATTATGTGGCCATTGTGGATAGAAATTTCAATGAAATTTCAAAGATTGAACCAAAAAATAGCATAATTTTAGTTGCAGCCTACGTGGGTAAAGCGCGTTTAATTGATAATTTATGGGTATAA
- the prfB gene encoding peptide chain release factor 2, with protein sequence MDNYEYTELLKSLDTKVNNIALIIKPDEIERRLNEISELENDPSFWQNIALAGQIGKEKTKITNILNKFKDARNALNDTKDLYDLANTENDEETLNSLYEDADALEEKIVNLEISMLLSGEDDNKNAIVTIHPGAGGTESNDWASMLYRMYLRFCEREGFKVETLDFQEGDEAGLKDVSFIVKGENAYGYLKAENGIHRLVRTSPFDSAGRRHTSFTSVMVSPELDDDIEIEIDEKDIKIDTYRASGAGGQHVNKTESAIRITHYPTGIVVQCQNDRSQHKNKATAMKMLKSRLYELELMKQQEASANIEKSEIGWGHQIRSYVLFPYQQVKDNRSNLAYSQTDAILDGDIKKLIEGVLISQKSII encoded by the coding sequence TTGGATAACTACGAGTACACCGAACTTTTAAAGAGCCTTGATACAAAGGTAAATAATATCGCGCTTATAATAAAACCTGACGAGATAGAAAGAAGATTAAACGAAATAAGCGAACTTGAAAACGATCCTAGCTTCTGGCAAAACATAGCATTAGCCGGACAAATCGGAAAAGAAAAAACAAAAATAACAAATATTTTAAATAAATTTAAAGATGCCAGAAATGCACTGAATGATACAAAAGATCTTTACGATCTGGCAAACACAGAAAACGACGAAGAGACCCTAAATTCACTCTATGAAGACGCGGACGCACTTGAAGAAAAGATAGTAAATTTAGAAATTTCCATGCTACTTAGCGGCGAAGATGACAACAAAAACGCTATCGTTACTATTCATCCTGGCGCAGGAGGAACTGAGAGTAACGACTGGGCGAGCATGCTTTATAGGATGTATTTGAGATTTTGCGAGAGAGAGGGCTTTAAGGTTGAGACGCTTGACTTTCAAGAGGGCGATGAGGCAGGGCTTAAAGATGTAAGCTTCATCGTAAAAGGCGAAAATGCCTACGGCTACCTAAAAGCAGAAAACGGTATCCACCGCCTTGTGCGAACTAGCCCGTTTGATAGTGCGGGACGCAGACACACGAGCTTTACAAGCGTAATGGTAAGTCCCGAGCTTGACGATGATATCGAGATAGAGATCGACGAAAAAGACATAAAGATAGATACATATAGAGCAAGCGGTGCGGGCGGTCAGCACGTAAATAAGACTGAAAGTGCTATAAGGATCACGCACTATCCTACAGGTATAGTCGTGCAGTGTCAAAATGATAGAAGCCAGCATAAAAACAAAGCAACCGCGATGAAAATGCTAAAATCAAGGCTTTACGAGCTTGAGCTTATGAAACAGCAAGAAGCAAGTGCAAACATCGAAAAAAGCGAGATAGGCTGGGGTCATCAGATACGCTCTTACGTGCTTTTTCCGTATCAGCAAGTAAAGGATAACCGCTCAAATTTAGCTTATTCACAAACAGATGCGATACTAGACGGTGATATAAAAAAGCTAATTGAAGGCGTTTTAATAAGTCAAAAAAGTATAATATAA
- a CDS encoding type II secretion system protein has product MDLVALLNQLNYEANEVTLAQIKRVLNNSNGVEPESIITLNDHLKPHRCFVAMSGSEDYFKIKNIATAEGIKAEVEQIIQNWANKHKFSLRKVNDTTHYILGKVL; this is encoded by the coding sequence ATGGATTTAGTTGCACTTTTAAATCAGTTAAATTACGAGGCAAACGAGGTAACTCTGGCTCAAATCAAAAGAGTTTTAAATAACTCAAACGGAGTCGAGCCTGAAAGTATTATAACTTTAAACGATCACCTAAAACCGCATAGATGCTTTGTCGCCATGAGCGGAAGCGAGGACTATTTTAAGATAAAAAACATAGCGACCGCCGAAGGTATAAAGGCAGAAGTGGAACAAATAATACAAAACTGGGCCAACAAACATAAATTTTCTCTTAGAAAAGTAAATGATACAACTCACTACATCCTTGGTAAAGTACTTTAA
- a CDS encoding tetratricopeptide repeat protein — translation MRNLLFFLVVILMAGCAASNTSTANNINADADFNHKAIQILKPKCEAGNLSACNDLAISYQNLQNHQTAFKIYEKNCKMGHQKSCTNLANIYMYGDQIGLQKDMKKGIEIHRNSCMNNGADSCYYLGEFYRLGIDAKEPDYQNAFEAYSRGCAMGDIASCTNTGGLYELGLGVKKDEYRALQIYKSSCYSGDASACDNVKRIRGY, via the coding sequence ATGAGAAATTTATTATTTTTTTTAGTAGTTATACTAATGGCTGGTTGCGCGGCGAGTAATACATCTACAGCAAATAATATAAATGCGGATGCGGACTTTAATCACAAGGCTATACAGATATTAAAACCAAAATGCGAAGCGGGAAATTTATCTGCTTGCAACGATTTAGCAATAAGTTATCAAAATCTACAAAATCACCAAACTGCATTTAAGATTTATGAAAAAAATTGCAAAATGGGTCATCAAAAATCCTGCACAAATTTAGCAAATATATATATGTACGGCGATCAAATAGGGCTACAAAAAGATATGAAAAAAGGCATAGAAATTCATAGAAATTCTTGCATGAACAACGGTGCCGACTCTTGCTATTATTTGGGCGAATTTTATAGACTTGGTATAGACGCAAAGGAGCCTGACTATCAAAACGCCTTTGAGGCATATTCAAGAGGCTGCGCTATGGGAGATATAGCATCTTGCACAAATACAGGCGGACTTTACGAGCTAGGTCTTGGCGTCAAAAAGGATGAATATAGAGCCTTGCAAATTTACAAGTCGTCTTGCTATAGCGGAGATGCTTCTGCTTGCGATAACGTAAAAAGAATCAGGGGATATTAA
- the exbB gene encoding TonB-system energizer ExbB, which yields MEFLKGNVDYIIIGILGFMSFLVVWFTIERLIFYANVKFEMYKNKDELEESLTNNLTLLYIIYSNAPYVGLLGTVAGIMITFYDMGMSGGIDTKSIMVGLSLALKATALGLLVAIPTLMIYNAFMRKVDVLINRYKAKYEHA from the coding sequence ATGGAATTTCTAAAAGGGAACGTTGACTATATCATAATTGGCATTCTAGGCTTTATGAGTTTTTTAGTCGTTTGGTTTACAATAGAAAGACTGATATTTTATGCAAATGTTAAATTTGAAATGTATAAGAATAAAGATGAACTAGAAGAGAGCCTTACAAACAACCTAACCCTACTTTATATCATCTATTCAAACGCTCCTTATGTAGGGCTTTTAGGGACTGTTGCAGGTATTATGATCACATTTTATGATATGGGCATGAGTGGCGGAATAGACACTAAAAGCATTATGGTGGGTCTATCTTTAGCTTTAAAGGCTACAGCGCTAGGACTTCTTGTGGCCATACCTACACTTATGATATATAATGCGTTTATGAGAAAAGTTGATGTTCTTATAAATAGATATAAGGCAAAATATGAACATGCCTAA
- the exbD gene encoding TonB system transport protein ExbD, whose translation MNMPKKEGLNVIPLIDIMLVLLAIVLSVSTFIAQGNIPINLPSSESAEQNDENRKVTIIINKDNEFFIDDIKTSQDALKDRLNQIDSRTLVQLKSDKESKFEMFVKVVDILKEKKHENFAITTLTE comes from the coding sequence ATGAACATGCCTAAAAAAGAGGGGTTAAACGTAATTCCTCTAATCGATATTATGCTAGTACTCCTTGCCATAGTACTTAGCGTATCTACTTTTATTGCTCAAGGAAATATTCCAATAAATCTACCAAGTAGCGAAAGTGCCGAACAAAATGATGAAAATAGAAAAGTAACCATTATCATAAACAAAGATAATGAATTTTTCATAGACGATATAAAGACTTCGCAAGATGCATTAAAAGATCGTCTAAACCAAATAGATTCAAGAACTCTAGTCCAGTTAAAAAGCGATAAAGAGAGTAAATTTGAGATGTTTGTAAAAGTAGTAGATATACTAAAAGAGAAAAAACATGAGAATTTTGCCATTACAACTCTCACCGAGTAG
- a CDS encoding energy transducer TonB, which translates to MRILPLQLSPSSKSNLGGFVGSALFHAIIITAFINFPSQTVLSSKENMTKINLNTFTPPPPLPPAPEPIAAPPTPLPPEPVVVPEPVVEPIVEPVILPEPKPEPKIEPKPIEKPKPKPKKQKSVVKTEPVLDPTPAPPQPVIQPTIPIKAEKIGSVTAAPISSFIAPIVGEFNFASSAGDERFSKMQAAIKKHQKYPKRAVKMKHQGVVEISFLFKTNGSVDDIKIIKSSGYDSLDEAAIETIRRAFKDFPMLDKDYIIKIPMSYKLI; encoded by the coding sequence ATGAGAATTTTGCCATTACAACTCTCACCGAGTAGCAAATCAAATTTGGGTGGATTTGTAGGCTCAGCACTATTTCATGCTATTATTATCACCGCTTTTATAAATTTTCCAAGCCAGACAGTTTTATCCAGTAAAGAAAATATGACAAAAATAAATCTAAATACTTTTACTCCGCCGCCACCTCTTCCACCAGCACCAGAGCCTATTGCAGCACCTCCAACTCCTCTTCCGCCAGAGCCCGTTGTAGTTCCTGAACCCGTGGTAGAGCCTATTGTTGAGCCTGTAATTCTACCCGAGCCAAAGCCGGAACCGAAGATAGAGCCTAAGCCTATCGAAAAACCAAAACCAAAACCAAAAAAACAAAAATCCGTAGTTAAAACCGAGCCTGTTTTAGATCCAACTCCTGCTCCGCCGCAGCCAGTCATCCAGCCGACAATTCCAATCAAAGCTGAAAAGATAGGTTCCGTTACAGCTGCACCTATAAGCAGTTTTATTGCTCCTATCGTAGGAGAATTTAACTTCGCAAGCTCCGCAGGAGATGAGAGATTTTCAAAGATGCAAGCAGCCATAAAGAAACATCAAAAATACCCCAAAAGAGCTGTTAAAATGAAGCATCAAGGAGTAGTCGAAATCAGTTTTTTATTTAAAACAAACGGAAGTGTGGATGATATAAAAATTATAAAAAGCTCAGGATATGATAGTTTGGATGAAGCGGCTATTGAGACTATAAGACGAGCCTTTAAGGACTTTCCTATGCTTGATAAAGACTATATAATCAAAATTCCAATGTCTTATAAACTAATTTAA
- a CDS encoding FeoB-associated Cys-rich membrane protein, with product MSGLEMVFLIVIAIGAGYFVYVKEFKQRDCGCGEGKSCHKKRKIE from the coding sequence ATGAGCGGACTTGAAATGGTGTTTCTTATCGTCATAGCTATCGGTGCAGGATACTTTGTCTATGTCAAAGAATTTAAGCAAAGAGATTGCGGATGTGGCGAAGGTAAGAGTTGCCATAAAAAAAGAAAAATTGAATAG
- a CDS encoding DUF4198 domain-containing protein: MFKKVVISSVVAGFLASSAFAHFQMLYTPESALEKPATIPLKLVFTHPFADEHTMDMGLQFDKSREGIVDFFVLHKEKKTELKGKLKEMKFKGSHNEGIGYEMDYQARSMGDYVFALTPAPYYEANEESYIQQITKMVLNVAGAPTDWDAELGLKAEIVPLMKPYSIWAGSTFTGIVKSEGKPVPFAEIEVEYLNHDVDVKKNMTSKKGKVEAPQDSFVTLTIKANERGEFTFGIPKSGWWGFAALGVGPDKEYKGKELSQDAVIWVQAKDMK, from the coding sequence ATGTTTAAAAAAGTTGTTATTTCATCAGTTGTTGCAGGTTTTTTAGCTAGTTCGGCATTCGCTCACTTTCAAATGCTTTATACTCCTGAGTCAGCTTTAGAAAAGCCGGCTACAATTCCTTTAAAGCTTGTTTTCACACACCCTTTTGCGGATGAGCATACTATGGATATGGGTCTTCAATTTGATAAGAGTAGAGAGGGTATAGTTGACTTTTTCGTGCTTCACAAAGAGAAAAAGACAGAGCTAAAAGGTAAGCTTAAAGAGATGAAATTTAAGGGTAGTCACAATGAGGGTATAGGCTATGAGATGGACTATCAGGCAAGAAGTATGGGAGATTATGTTTTTGCACTAACTCCAGCTCCATACTATGAAGCTAACGAAGAGTCATACATCCAGCAAATTACAAAGATGGTTTTAAACGTAGCGGGCGCACCTACTGATTGGGATGCAGAGCTTGGTCTTAAGGCTGAGATTGTTCCTTTAATGAAACCATACTCGATCTGGGCGGGAAGTACATTTACGGGTATCGTAAAATCAGAGGGCAAACCTGTTCCATTTGCCGAGATAGAGGTGGAGTATCTAAACCACGATGTTGATGTAAAGAAAAATATGACAAGCAAAAAAGGTAAAGTGGAGGCTCCTCAAGATAGCTTTGTAACGCTTACTATTAAAGCTAATGAGAGAGGCGAATTTACATTCGGTATTCCAAAGTCAGGTTGGTGGGGATTTGCAGCTCTTGGAGTCGGACCTGATAAAGAGTATAAAGGCAAAGAGTTGAGCCAAGATGCTGTTATTTGGGTTCAAGCTAAAGATATGAAGTAA
- the feoB gene encoding ferrous iron transport protein B, with translation MEIKVALAGQPNCGKSTIFNMISGIHQHIANYPGVTVDKKSGFFSVGDIDIEMIDLPGTYSFSSYSLEEKVAKEAIINENPDLILNIVDASNLKRNLYLTFQLLEIGVPVVIILNMCDVARRRGITIDSEKMSEILRCPVICASAAKNEGKVEILDILKKTDEIKKNYEEFKINYDELEIYISEIEKTIKVNNELSISKRWLALKALEKDQAIVNLLKADNDNIDEIVSAQTDKFHDTFDRDVESFLASFRYENADVIFHKCAQETRRGELTFTDKIDKFVLNRWLSFPILLAVIVIIYQSSIVFGYKLTNYTWPVFAAIKNFISDITPAADISQIPMITDMAMWLTNSTIALLNYLPIFFILFAMIAILEDVGYMPRMAFILDKVFRKFGLHGQSTLPLVLGGAFVGGCAVPGVMSTKGISDDRARMATILTVPLMNCLAKVPFYTLLLGAFFPKDMSIMLFYISTVTVLAALIIAKFLTSTVLKSRETAPFVMELPPYHMPTFKGVIIRSFERVWIYIKKVCTIVIAVAVILFALLQFPGLSTEKQEHYNQEETKALAKFDRAVKKSTYYDKVDTREEVAELLNLYDGYRAKKMGGSKDVDEKYQAKNPDMYKFLVPKADAEAKKINSALRKLSTDRNRILREQKNDKIESSLLGMAGRALEPISQFAGFDWKINVAFLSSFAARESAVATLGSIYESGKESGEAANADENLRPEERMAKNSGYTPLHAASIIIFMLLTPPCIATMIVVKMQTNSWVWMCFGMFFPFVLALIVSSIFFSISLAASISGLAAMSWYYFILLAIVVILWFVPEKRINWSGGIKGNKI, from the coding sequence ATGGAAATAAAAGTAGCCTTGGCCGGTCAGCCAAACTGTGGCAAATCCACTATTTTTAATATGATAAGCGGTATACATCAGCATATCGCAAATTACCCGGGTGTTACTGTAGATAAGAAATCCGGCTTTTTTAGCGTAGGCGATATAGATATCGAGATGATAGATCTACCCGGAACTTACTCTTTTAGCTCATACTCTCTTGAGGAGAAGGTTGCAAAGGAGGCTATTATAAATGAAAATCCGGATCTTATTTTAAATATAGTAGATGCTTCAAATTTAAAAAGAAATTTATACCTTACTTTTCAACTGCTTGAAATAGGCGTACCTGTCGTAATTATATTAAATATGTGCGACGTTGCTAGACGTAGAGGCATTACTATAGACTCGGAAAAAATGAGTGAAATTTTAAGATGTCCGGTAATTTGTGCAAGTGCTGCCAAAAATGAGGGTAAGGTCGAAATTTTAGACATATTAAAAAAGACCGATGAGATAAAAAAGAACTATGAAGAGTTTAAAATAAACTATGATGAACTTGAAATTTATATCTCAGAGATCGAAAAGACGATAAAAGTAAATAATGAGTTGTCTATTAGCAAAAGATGGCTTGCCCTAAAAGCTCTTGAGAAAGATCAGGCTATTGTAAATTTACTAAAAGCCGACAATGACAATATAGATGAAATAGTTTCAGCACAAACAGATAAATTTCATGATACTTTTGATAGAGATGTAGAGAGCTTTTTAGCATCTTTTAGATATGAAAATGCCGATGTTATATTTCATAAATGCGCTCAAGAGACAAGAAGGGGCGAGCTGACATTTACCGATAAAATTGATAAATTTGTCCTAAATAGATGGCTTAGCTTTCCTATTTTACTGGCTGTTATAGTGATTATTTATCAAAGCAGTATCGTTTTTGGTTATAAGCTTACCAACTACACTTGGCCAGTTTTTGCAGCGATAAAGAATTTCATCTCGGATATAACTCCAGCTGCCGATATATCGCAGATTCCTATGATAACAGATATGGCTATGTGGCTTACTAATTCGACTATTGCGCTTTTAAACTACCTTCCGATATTCTTTATTCTCTTTGCTATGATCGCTATATTAGAAGACGTTGGGTATATGCCTAGAATGGCCTTTATACTTGATAAGGTTTTTAGAAAATTCGGCCTTCACGGGCAAAGCACCCTGCCTCTTGTCTTGGGAGGAGCCTTTGTAGGTGGATGTGCCGTGCCTGGCGTAATGTCAACTAAGGGAATTTCAGATGATAGGGCCAGAATGGCTACTATACTTACCGTTCCTCTTATGAACTGTCTTGCCAAAGTGCCGTTTTATACTCTTTTACTTGGAGCTTTTTTTCCAAAAGATATGAGCATAATGCTTTTTTATATCTCTACGGTAACGGTTCTAGCAGCTTTAATAATAGCTAAATTTTTAACTTCAACAGTATTAAAAAGCCGTGAAACAGCACCTTTCGTTATGGAGCTTCCGCCTTATCATATGCCTACATTTAAAGGCGTTATCATAAGATCTTTTGAGAGAGTTTGGATATATATCAAAAAAGTTTGTACCATAGTAATTGCAGTTGCTGTTATATTATTCGCGCTGCTTCAGTTTCCGGGGCTATCAACCGAAAAACAAGAGCATTATAATCAAGAAGAGACTAAAGCTCTTGCAAAATTTGATAGAGCCGTAAAAAAATCAACCTACTATGACAAAGTAGATACCAGAGAAGAAGTTGCCGAACTTTTAAATCTATATGATGGATATAGGGCTAAAAAGATGGGTGGAAGCAAGGATGTTGATGAGAAATATCAGGCCAAAAATCCTGATATGTATAAATTTTTAGTTCCAAAAGCTGACGCTGAGGCCAAAAAGATAAATTCAGCCCTCAGAAAGCTCTCAACCGATAGAAATAGAATCCTTAGAGAGCAGAAGAATGATAAGATAGAAAGCTCTTTGCTTGGTATGGCCGGACGCGCTCTTGAGCCTATATCTCAATTTGCCGGATTTGACTGGAAGATAAACGTGGCATTCTTGAGCTCTTTTGCAGCTAGAGAATCAGCCGTCGCCACTCTTGGAAGCATATATGAGTCAGGCAAAGAGAGTGGTGAGGCTGCAAATGCGGATGAAAATTTAAGACCTGAAGAGAGAATGGCTAAAAACAGCGGATATACCCCGCTTCACGCCGCCTCTATTATTATATTTATGTTGCTTACTCCGCCTTGTATAGCTACAATGATAGTTGTTAAGATGCAGACTAATAGCTGGGTATGGATGTGCTTTGGAATGTTCTTTCCGTTCGTGCTTGCGTTAATTGTCTCATCGATATTCTTTAGTATCTCTCTTGCTGCCAGTATTAGTGGTTTAGCTGCGATGAGTTGGTACTACTTTATATTGTTGGCTATAGTTGTGATATTATGGTTTGTTCCTGAAAAGAGAATAAACTGGAGTGGCGGTATAAAAGGTAATAAAATTTAA
- a CDS encoding FeoA family protein, which yields MHLGLIESGNSCKIKALHAKDKLLQKLLDMGFVVGAQIEVIREAPLYDPLELRIHNYLVSLRKSEAELIEVEPWK from the coding sequence ATGCATCTTGGTCTTATAGAGTCTGGAAATTCGTGTAAGATAAAGGCCCTTCATGCCAAAGATAAGCTTTTGCAAAAGCTTTTAGATATGGGTTTTGTGGTAGGAGCTCAGATAGAAGTTATCAGAGAGGCGCCACTTTATGATCCTTTGGAGTTAAGAATACATAACTATCTAGTATCTCTTAGAAAGAGTGAAGCTGAGCTTATAGAGGTAGAGCCATGGAAATAA